From Tripterygium wilfordii isolate XIE 37 chromosome 16, ASM1340144v1, whole genome shotgun sequence, one genomic window encodes:
- the LOC119980524 gene encoding uncharacterized protein LOC119980524 isoform X2, whose translation MSSVVTLACSFPWLTSVLPSSSSSSKFLKYQSCPSFSKPCHRAVYCCGSQPQYAVTDLGFVLHDALDSSGVDTTHAREARKGFMSQIERLSSIERQTSISINRRVDLGKTALYIAAEDDSLVSHSSVPLPVDAFVERLDDLSTGYLSFYNSSFGSSPEIFLECLESYLYGKKGFRRSYYTRNQLEPRALYLHSVLTHRSGSAAMLSLIYSEILKMLRLWTILDFDCEIFFPHDRYGLPRGYHKLKSKASDQSHIMTTQNLLVEVLKNLKEAFWPFQHDDPKTLFLSAAEVANCTDKSNVVRESGFQVASAKAAQHRLERGVWTSVRFGDMRRALAG comes from the exons ATGAGCTCCGTAGTTACTCTAGCTTGTTCGTTTCCATGGCTTACATCTGTACTAccatcctcttcttcttcgtcgAAGTTTTTGAAATACCAATCATGCCCTTCCTTCTCAAAACCTTGTCACAGAGCGGTCTATTGCTGCGGATCCCAACCTCAATATGCAGTCACTGATCTCGGATTCGTCTTGCACGATGCTCTTGATTCCTCTGGAGTCGACACCACCCATGCCAGA GAGGCTAGGAAGGGTTTCATGTCCCAGATTGAGAGACTGTCAAGTATAGAGAGGCAAACCAGCATAAGCATTAATAGACGTGTTGATTTGGGGAAAACGGCTCTCTATATAGCAGCAGAAGATGATTCCCTTGTATCACACTCCTCCGTTCCACTCCCTGTGGATGCTTTTGTGGAAAGATTGGATGATCTCTCAACGGGCTACCTTTCTTTCTATAACTCTTCTTTTGGCTCATCCCCGGAGATTTTCTTGGAATGTTTGGAGAGCTATTTGTATGGCAAGAAG GGTTTCCGAAGAAGCTACTATACAAGGAATCAATTAGAGCCACGGGCTTTGTATCTTCACTCA GTTTTGACACATCGATCAGGATCCGCTGCTATGCTGTCACTTATATATTCAGAAATCTTGAAAATGCTACGCTTGTGGACCatattggattttgattgtgaGATATTCTTCCCTCATGATCGTTATGGTCTTCCCAGAGGCTATCATAAGCTGAAAAGCAAGGCATCTGATCAATCACATATAATGACAACACAAAACCTACTGGTGGAG GTTTTGAAAAATTTGAAGGAGGCATTTTGGCCTTTTCAACATGATGATCCTAAGACTTTATTCTTAAGTGCAGCAGAGGTTGCGAATTGCACTGATAAATCAAATGTTGTCAGAGAAAG TGGTTTTCAGGTTGCATCTGCAAAGGCTGCTCAACATAGGCTTGAACGTGGTGTTTGGACCAGTGTACGTTTTGGCGATATGAGGCGTGCATTAGCTG GTTAA